The sequence AATTCCGATAATGGAAAATCGGTATCCTCTGATCAAGAATAATACTATTGTAAAAAGCAGAGAACACTCTTATGTTAAAAGTAACAAGAAGCCCAAACGTAATCAATTATTAAATAGTTTTAGAAAAAATGGATGATATGTTTAAGgctaacaaataaaattgattaataaaattgataacgatttcatattaaattacgACCAATTTCAAAGTTTCTTAGAAAACAAATTCGGTGCAAAAAATCCGACCATTATTGTTAAAGAATATACTCTTAATATAAGCGacgatatattataaatattaaaaaattaaaatatatctatctgaAACACCATCTTGTAAACCTAAACAATGCCTGAATGAAGGTTCATTGAATTGCCTAATATTTAAGTTATAGTTAAGTTAAAGtccttttatatctttttctaaTCTCTTGGAATGTGGCCAtttgttttctcttttcctaTCTTCatgttattacaattttatcagtGGAATAGGAATGGTATATAAAACTTTGTACCTAATGAAATATCTGTGTAGTGATACTGAAATGATACTGAAATTGTTTTCTAACAGTAAAAGCAGAAGTAAACACCCTAACAGTAAATAACAACAAAAGATCAATCACATTAAATTGCacattaacacgttgactgccacgcgtgtaGCAGTACCAAacgttctctgctaggtgctcccatcgatattatagtaatgcgagtcgctcatgcggtggtctcaagaatgatctttcgtttcgCAATGATGTTCGCAACATTAACACCACtcgctgttgttgaatataacgaaggaaagtgtggtatagattatttCGACCAAGTGATTttttatgccaccacaattagaaaaggaaccAAATGGcacagaaaacttggcattcaactccttctgggaatttctgttgtaaacgctttgacggtttacaaaattgcaacaaggaagaatataaatattaaaatatttagacaattgttagttgcaaaattattagggttgtctgaaaatacaaaaaatccttgtcttcgccggagtcggcataatatcgccgttcggaaaaatgattccggaagaagcattagatgAGCATGCAAACtatattatgcaaataaaagacgtgGAATGGACggaacaaaggcacaaaagaatttgaagaaaacaacaacttattgtccaaattgttccgaccaacctcagttatgtatagaatgctttaaagttttacattctaaatcattttttaataaaccattttcgtattacttttataacaattcaacagttttattattatgaatatcttttcaaatacctacgacgatccttcgcaagtagtcgaATAAGCCacacccgaatatgggttacgCAGCTCGaccagaaactttgctgacaccGAATACGGGTGTcatggcagtcaacgtgttaaattaacattagattaaatttttttcacgttatatgctaaaaagtttaaaaaatttattccatttttgaaataatatatttataatatagctaatatacttataatttcttaatttttcttaactttttatttttatacagtcTTTACCATTGtttaatatattgttatttctATTGATATTACTTAAGAATTTCGCATTTTTGAATACTTCGTATCTTcagtttaaaataaatgtttgatTCAAATGATGTGTAGGATACATTACTAGAACAATAAAAGAATTAGCCACGTGTGTAGTAATATTTGTAatgatattaaattacatttccacGATAGTGACTCCaggattttcaatttcaatctcCTAATGCAAAGGGCAGGAACTTACGTGTTTACCTCATTCACTTACCAAAACTTCTTCGAAGCGATCATAATTTTCGGGCCTAGTACTTAGAAGACTCTCGCCAACCGAATCCATAGCATTACTCATCTGGCAGGAACCACGGCCCATCAAAGCACTGGACGCAATATGCAGCAAGGATAGCACTGCCAAAAGTCCGGCTACGGATATAACAACAGGAGAAATaacgagaaatatttttttcatttcgatCTGCTTTCGACGTTGTTATTTTGCATTAAATTCTTGCCAGGTTTCTTTCAACATCTCGTTGAATACCTTTACTCTTACCAGGACACAGAACGTTGCTATGTTGCTGATAAGAgtaatttttaacttattttttcttattttttaatcgattattTACAGTCTTATTAATCACTATGATACATTGTGttcataattataaaatcacttgaagttttcaatttttgtgtGGTTTATTCCATATCTTTATATTATGTTAATGTGATAAGAAACAAGGTAACGCGCGTTTAGAATTACATCCCATAAAAAGGATAGTTACATAAGTTAATGTTATTTGAAGATAgagtaattcatttttatttgccaATAGCTCAAACTTCATTTTAATTATAGTTAACTGTTCTTGTAGAAAACAAAGAAACAGCATTTCGACAACACAGTATAATTTCCgggtaatttaattttctttaataaagCAATGTTCAAATCTCATCAATACGTTACCCGAAactgattaaaaattaatatgacCCATGACATTAATGACCAGAAAGTAGAAAACATAAGAGGGAAACGAGCGAAATATCAATCATTACAATAATGTGAATCGTTTTAGACAATTCAAAGATTTCAACTGCAACGAGGTgtatacgaaaaatatttaaacatttagtTTGTCCAGTTACCCGCGACATAGGACAACCGAAGACTGTGCGGTTTCCATGCCAAAATACAGGATAGAGGTAGATAAAACAATGCTCTTCGCCAACCCCTCGTTATCGCCACCACTGCCGACCAGTAACACGAGCAAAGAGACTCGTCATTTCTGAAACAAAATATGTAGATGGTGTTATAGAGCTCCGTGTCATTTTCAACAAGAATTGTGTCTTTGCAAATTAGATTTATGGAAGCAATAAAGTGTGCtgatataaatgttatttacgattaaatttaaaatagaataattgtaattatttgagtaaaaatgtgaaatataaaaatataatagagaataaatttattcatatgaaaatttgtatgatgtatattatatggaaatttaaatttattttttaattgtaccGTTTAAAAGGAATATAAGCTTTCATGTAATATATGGTTTATATGAAATTCTTGAGGAAGTTCTTCCAGTATCACTTTATAAGCTTCGTTTGAGTATCGTTTTATAGATTCTAATTTATGGTgctattgaaaataatattttcctttGTGATATTAACACATTGCTGTTCGGATATGATgcaaaattaaattctaatagTTTGTAGAAAATTCAATACATTCAGAAAGCAAACTTGTAGGTAAtgataaattacataattttgtacTAATAATATGCAAGATAACCGCTTTTCGCTTGTTAATTTGTTCTAACTCGGGAGGTCTTTTTCTATATTGAAAATGTTTCAGGTAAATATTTACACTATAATTCTTTATCTATAagtatatattgaaaatatggtaaaaaatattatatatgttaattttttaaaaagttgtATACATGAAACGTATACATTTATTGAActggaattttaattatacttaattaataaaaattcattcattTAAAGATCTCTGTCGTATATACTTTTTGATAGCACAAATTTCCtcctttatattttcttttagtatgccaacaacatatttttaaaaataaaaacgaaaaattagatctaattaataattaattattaaataatctaaCATAAGGATGAGTTAAATTGCAGTAGAAATAGTAAAAACTTTGTATATTTGAAAGAGTACAAGGTTCTAACTGTCATACttaaaaagttaaaatagttcatatcgtatttaaatatatttcaacatCCATATTCAGTATACATAATAACAACTTGTATTTAGATATATTACTGTATGTAACGAGTAATGGAAATACTGGAAATAGAAACCGAAGAGGTAAATACGGGTTATTGCGGTTCCTTATTTTCTTGCAGATGACGTCTGGATAAATGGATAGAAGAAAAATGGACTTCCGCCACTAGGGGCTGTTTCCTATTTTATGTGCCGCATTGAATGTGTTAATTAAAACGTCCCTCATAAATTAAAAGGAAATCCATaagaatgataataataaactatataCATGTACTAacatatttattgtttaatcttactatttataaaatcaattatttataattttgtttgtaAGGAACAATGTTTACGATAGatgttaaaattaatactttttttaaataaatagaaattaatagtaaattaaattacattgagCTATGTTTCGTTCACATTTTAGTGTTTCTTATATGTTAATAGACATCTcattaaaaatgaaactgaATGTTTACGAATATTTTAGCTACGAAAGAAAGTATTATTCTTGACAATATTGATATGTAATGATACAAACAGTATTGAATCATGAGGGTtggcaataatatataaattaaacaacTAACTTTTTTGTTATGAATTGGatatgatataaaaaaaaaactagtaAGTTTATTGAGATATGGAATAACGAAAGGAATGAGGTGTTGGTAAGAATTGACAATTTTTAGTACGTACAaaattattgattaaattttgttattcatgaaatactatttattattaaataacatcATTGTCAGTAAATATACGTCTTTTCAAAACCATTAAATTACGTTTCAATTTAACTCTAACATTTTATTGCACCAAATTGAAAGCTATTTTTGAAGTTTCCaacaagagaaaataaaaataattagaatgtaaaattatatataataatcataaataagttaatgttattaaataataaataatattgagGTAATGTTTGGTGTAAGGTACCAAAGAAATACTCGGCAGtattcaataatataattatttgacAATCAACAATCCTTGCCTTCAACTGGTTTCATACAGTCCTCAATTACCACTGACTTCCTCGCGTCTCGACTATGCTTCGCTGTTAAAACTCGACTCTCCTCACTTCGCTGTTCAAACTCGAATGTCTCTTTTAACTAATTCGTTTCTTTTGTTGCTCCTCGATGCCTCTACTACgcacgcgttcgttattcgtcaGCGACTGTTGCTTTCTTGTACGTGTTGTACGCTTTCTTCCAAATattccaaatataatataatataatataatatcatatcatattaaggaccgtagggatatcgatggctcattagCCACGCCGATCTTACGTTTCAGTGATATGCTTTGTATTGCGAAGCCGCCGGAAAGTTCCGTCGTTGAGTGCAGCCACAATAtcaaaaacaataaattatgataataatacgtttaatgtttaattagaatttacgAATGAAACTGTTTAATGTATTGTCTCTACATTTTCATGCATACATAAATTAATAGGAGACAATTAGTCATAACTGGAGTAACAATTAATTATAGCGATAGATGTCTGATGGatatgaatattattaacaataatgtaTCAATTTGTGTGGTGTTCTCTGAATTTAAACACTGTTACATTGTGTAGAAGCAAATATacacagggtggttggtaactggtggtacaagcggaaagaggatgattctacgcgaaaaaagaagtcgaaaatatagaataaaaatttttcgtttgaggctttgttttcgagaagatcgactttgaattttcgctcggtacgcgtgcactttatcacgtctcgttataacggatctcactgtaaatcgttgtctcgattgacgttatgttgataaacacttccaatgtgttagaaagtgttcatagaaatttgatTAGAAGAGCAgcagtatgtgttcggcagaatgggcaacattttcagcaatttttgtaataataaactttatgattacttcatattatttcattatgtattcctaattttccgttacggcaaaaacaaacttaaactgcgataatatccatcgagacaacgatctacagtgaaatccgttataacgagacgtgataaaatgcacgcgtaccgagctaaaattcaaaatcgattttctcgaaaacaaagcctcaaacgaagaatttttattctatattttcgacttcttttttcgcgtagaatcacccccttccCGCTTGTACCACTAGTTACCAACCATCCTGTATATGTTTCAAAGATATGTATCTATAGAATATGTACATCCTATTCAGTTTTTATTTTAGACTGATTTTTTCTTAGGAAGATatacaaatgtaattttaatataattgttattatttaaaatcattttaaattgtttgtatcaaataatataattcgAATTATTTAACTACAATAtcatgtaaaattatttatataattaattgttaatcACTATCACGTTCATGTTATATTTATGCCATTACCTATATATTGGACAACTGTTTTTAACTCCACTTTAAATGTTAATTCTAATTGATAaagaagtatatgtataaatcaTTTTTGATCTCAATATACACTAACCATAATTAAACAGCAATATTTTTCGTATGAGAAAGTGTTTTACCGTTTGTACTACGAAAaacttgatattattttattaatcttaCTATTCACTGTATTTACAGCTTTTTTCAACTTTGTTTAAAGTACATATCAATTTTAAATGATAAAGAGACGTACGGTATTTTCATCACAATATACTTACAACACGATATTACGTTTAAAATCCGAAATCTTTTCGAATTTTTCTACTtcctaaattattaaattttctactttctagataacaaattctttaattaacaagtttctctaatttattttataaaaacttgataaattattatgtaaagCCTTGTATAATTTCATCCTATAAATAAGTTTAGGTATTTCTCCGAAATACGAATCTCGTAGTATTATGTAATtccatatttttacaaatataattaacaaaactGCGAATTTACAGTTTTATGTATGTAATTTAGAACAAAATACTGAAAACATTCTTTCATCCATTAAATATCCTAAGGGATATTCTGCATTgaataacttatatatttttacgtactaTATGAATTTTGTGTGATTTCttgcacctttaaatttcctatgaatACATAAGAATCCACactcataataaaataatatctcaAAATAATTACACACAATTATTCAACCCGGGAGAAACGAACCACCCTTTGAATCGTTATTCAAGGGATGCCATCGGCGgacaaataaagaaaagaaagaaaaattgtccGCGTACGCGGCATAAAGCATCTCATTTTCATTGGTCGTAGTAAGAAGGCCTTAAAGACCGACATTCGAATCACCGTTCCCTTTTAATCGACAAAGATATAAACTCCCGAAAGGAGTAGCGTCGAGTCGAGATAGATTGCCGGAAGTTGGTTCGCCAATAAAATCACTTCTTCCTTTAGAAACTGCTTTTTCGCTGTAGTCCCACGGTCTTTCGCTATATTCTCTTTGCCCTTGATGAGACTAGACTTCTAGTGACTTCACAATCCTCTACCCCTCTAACGCGTTCTTGCATATCTTCCTCGTTCACCCTTCGAATTCTTCGGCCAGTCTTTACACATCGAGCGAATTCGCGATCGAACATCGAGAAAATTGGGACAAAGTTCGAACCTGGTAATTAACAGTCTGCtactcgtctctctctctctctctctctctctcttgctctctgCCTAGTAGAAAGTACTTTTTCTTCGTATCTTCGTATTCTCGTTTGCAGATAGTTGCCCGATTTCGTCGATGTTTTTGCGTTTATTGGAATATCTCGGATGGTATTAGAAAATCAATAAGATTCGGCTGAAGCATTCTCAATAGACaatgagagaaaagaaataggTGGATTGATTAACACgtgatttatttgaaagaaactATAGAATTCTCATAAAGAAGTGTGGAAAAACTGGTCATGTTCGAATTGCTGTAGGTATGttggaaattggaaaatattaaacGCGCCCGATTCTCATAGTGACAGAGCtaaaagaatttatagaataaaataaaataaaatataataaataaactgcggacatttatttaattttatttcgaggAATTTAAAGCtgcaaatatatacaaaaatatataaaatatggaaaGCGTAGTACGcgttataatattttgtccatgaaacaaatctctgcttTAAgtgaatataaatttgcataaatatccgcagtcaacagtaacaataacattaatgttataaaatagaaataatatgatgaaaatttaattaaaatatgtaattagatatGTGAggtgtttaaaattttttaaatcccATTTTTCACGCAcacgtaattaaataatattaatttctatttgaaatttgaaaaacttgaaattttttaatgtattttaaaatacatgTCCCATATAACAGTACATTTTtcatataatgtatttttaaatatacctaaatataagtataatattatctaatatataatcgttatatattattttttattttaatggtAATAGAATATAGAAGCATGctttataaagttaaatatgtATACCTGACGCAGATCTGTACGAACAGCGTGATGGCCCAGGTAATCTCTAGGAAGAATATCAAACCAGATGCTACTCTGAAATAGAACCacaaaaatttccatttaacgaacagaaggaaaaatatttttgcaagtTGCTGTCTTATGATGTACAGCAacttaattttaaattcatttttcattgtgaatataattttattctttgtagaAAACTGTAATCTTTAAAATAACTACTACTTTAATATGGAAAAATTGCCGGATTTGACTcctaattttgaaaaatatcctATTTCATCCTCGTAATTATTTAACGTtggtttcttaaaaattaattaagttaattaaGGTACGTATGCTTTTGATCATAGATTTTTGGTGTTTCGACAATATTTGAGATTAagtaataaattacataatcaatctttatgtaataaattacataatcaatctttatgtaataaattacataatcaatctttattattgtgTCATGCAAATAATATGCTAATTCACAAGACTGACCCTTTAGTTGCTTGGTTAGTACAATAAAATCGTTACTGATTgtaattcttaaataaatatttgtatatttatttactaatttaattCCATTTGTATGCAAATAATAATCAAGTAAATTGAAGCGAACGTGTTGATGTGATTGCAAAGatgcgaaaagaaaaaattgcatGTATTTTTTGTACTATACGTGACTGTTTTGTATATCGCCTGTgttaatttcattgaaatgaAACATTTCCCTTTTTCTACAAATGCCCCACGTTTCTTCAAGTTTCTAATCGAAATTGGATACAAATGTTTTATACTATGTTTATGTTATTTAGTTTGCAAATCGTTGATCTTCTACATTTTTCCAACAAGCTATACCCaccacgaaagtattcgaatatatAGACAATTTTTATGCACGTATATAGTATCTATATTAtacgaaacgttttgaaatttcattagcattgcaACAAGGTAGGATTATCGTGATTAagttgataaaatttaaaattaatttggaaCTATGTATAAAAGTTATAAGACACATACTGTAAATGTAAACTTGACAGAAAGTTAATATAACAACATTGGAATATTAACCTACATGatcttaaatattcaattagTATTAAAGATGGTCTTAGTAAAATTATTGAGACTTACTAATGCAAAGAATAACACAAtcgaaatattttgataatcaGCAAAATGTATGCTTGCgataaataatttgtaacgtCCACATACATTcatttcaaatattacaaatacgaTCACGATAGTTGTTATTATAGTTGtagttaaattttaaaatgtttcgtataatacacgtataatatttataacattcatACCAAATACAATTTCGAGAACTATTGTACATACTTGTTCAAACTTTGCCCAACCGTCTAACCTTTCTAATTAACATGATACACAGAAATTTATCTTCAACTTGATTAAACAGCTCGTTTGATCGCAAGAAGTAGAAAATAATTCGAAGCAAAGCAAACTTTCTTGTAGCCTATAATTCGAAGATGAAACGATCCGGAATCTGTTTGCTACTCTTTCacaatggctgacaaaaataCGCCTGTCAGGATGTGACCGCCGAAGAAGAACGTTGCAACAAGATCGTTTAATCTTTTCCAGCGTGAAAAACCGCTGTTCGACAGCTATTTCCCTGTAAATCCTGCTTTATCGTCGTTTGTATCCCGTCTCGCGGTACGGCGCTTATTTTATCTCGCAAATAAGTCTAGTCCACGAATTATTCGCAGTCTCGTGACTCTTTGTTGCCGTTGTACGACCATACTCGCGAACATAAAACTACGTAGCGATGTTTTACGCCTTTCATTGTTGTTCATTTCCAAACAGATACACAGCAGATGGCCGTACAAGTTCTGCACCAGGAATTTTACAAAAAAGAGCATCGTGTTGTATCACGCGATTTCTCTATTCGCACCTCTGCGAGTGAAGCCGAGTGAAATTCTGTTGATTGACGGAAAATTTCGCTGTGAAAGGGATAAACCATACCGCGAGatattaaaacgttaaaaattctGTTTCCCAACTAGATGTTGCAGGGATGCTATAAATGTTAATGAATTTCGATGTGAGAAAATTGATTATAAATTCTCGAAGAGCGGAAAATTTTCTGGTCAAGACTCGTAAATATTTGGACATGATTTTGAAAAATGTTGTATAAGtctgtttcaaccgttcgcggagagacgcgatcgcgagataacgcgtcaacgagagtcgtagattctcgttacgattaaacaatcgacgccacgaactgattgatcccctatttctattatgagaatagaggtggttggaacGAGTGCATACGAGAAACTACGCTTGATTTGCTAACAAAAAGTTTAATAACAAGtaaagaagcaacaatttcagtcaacgatcaacgattaacaattaagacgaaaatataacaattaatgtTTTGTAAACGGGTATGCTTATTACGAGACCtttcgtacttcgcagcttgaaATAGACTGCCTGAGTCTCCTGTTCGAAACCacggattctttcctttgtttctcttcgatatccctactacacacgcgtttattaggtataccgcggcggtcgccgcgtatgcgttcttccGAGAAGTCGGCGAAAGAaaagtagggatatcgatggtacattggaCATGTCGGTATTGCGCattgacggcatagctctttgtaccgcgaagccgttgggaagttccgtggtcgatgccgccacaaattaaagtttctttgaacaacttgactagagaaatgATTGGTAAAACGTAACAAAGTCATCTCAAACTTTTATAGACCAAGACCACTTTCGAAAATCGCGATTTTTGACAACTCGCTCGAAAATTACGCGAAGCGTGATTGTCGTCGAGAATTGATTGGATATAGATAAGTGACATAAGAGAaagtatagaaaaataataattttcatgtgATTTCTAACTCGACTTTCAGTTATTTATCCGACAGTTTCCGATCGGAAAAACTCATCTAATGGACATATAAACTAgtcttatattttaatttttaattctacctAAAATTAGCTCGCAACTCACGCTTTGAAAAATGTATGATTCAATATTCAAGGATTTCTGTGAATGAATTTATCCATAAAGAAATCTATTAAGATCGAAGAATTATGTTGCAGCGTAACAACGCAACTATAAAGCTATCTAATCTTTAGTGATAGCTTAAATAATCGATAACTGTTTGTAAATAAGGAAAACCCAACGACGCggaatttttgcaaatatagcatacttttttatttctttaaactcGCCTCGCTTTATTATCTTATCGTCGTTAGTCGAATATTATGATGTTGCTTATCGCTGCCTGATATGTGACTAGTACGTACAAGttgaactctctctctctctctctctctctcgaaaaTATTAAATCAAGAAATTCGAGCGTCCAATTTGCCTAACTTCAACCAGTTCTGTAATAGAGCTTCAACAAACAAACACGCAATTCTTCCACAAGCTACGCGCTTATCCTGTCTTTTTTCCCAAACCATCCTTACGTTTCAAAGAGAATCGATTGCATAAGTTGCATTTTGAGGTAGTCGAGCGATATCTCGCAAGAACTATCTCTTATATTGCAAGAgatgaaagaattaaaaatttgtaaatgtcGAAATATAAGCCtgagaaatttagaaaattagcAATTTATATCGttgttattgtatttttatatctatcatactatatctttattttaagaATTTGCTGTATATAAAATACTGTGTATGAAATGTGCTCTTCAGATTAATATAGTCTTAAACACTAGTTTGTGGGGATGCATTAATATCTGTATGTAATACCTTTGTTATAactgaatttctttttattatcagATACTTATCTTTATTTAAAGTACATATTGCGactaagaaaataatataaaactctGAATGTAAGGTATGAAATAATATACTCGAATGGATAGTATTTCAGTTTATGAAATTCTTATGGACATAATGGGATTTATACATAACTGgaatttatgtaatactatattattatgcaaatatatgtaataaaacatTATTGCTACTTtgtatcaattatttttatattttaaatatacaattttttaatcgccctttaaaaatgtaataactttataaacggtaagaaaatattttataatatcattttataatataatatttataaataatgaatGTTAAACgaccaataaaatattttacaatataaacattaaaTGCGAAAT comes from Bombus terrestris chromosome 7, iyBomTerr1.2, whole genome shotgun sequence and encodes:
- the LOC100645124 gene encoding uncharacterized protein LOC100645124 isoform X1, with the translated sequence MVSHMKDFNVSSEPGGMSTYVRSTSTHLSTLTRILGVCTAIVVCGVGVDVAYRQHVMGFYVTVASGLIFFLEITWAITLFVQICVRNDESLCSCYWSAVVAITRGWRRALFYLPLSCILAWKPHSLRLSYVAAGLLAVLSLLHIASSALMGRGSCQMSNAMDSVGESLLSTRPENYDRFEEVLVTEVLDDGVSGPTGRVGDSDGEI
- the LOC100645124 gene encoding uncharacterized protein LOC100645124 isoform X2 produces the protein MKLIKLRNCTGTAKVQVYPHRDLGRVVCGVGVDVAYRQHVMGFYVTVASGLIFFLEITWAITLFVQICVRNDESLCSCYWSAVVAITRGWRRALFYLPLSCILAWKPHSLRLSYVAAGLLAVLSLLHIASSALMGRGSCQMSNAMDSVGESLLSTRPENYDRFEEVLVTEVLDDGVSGPTGRVGDSDGEI